A single region of the Hyphomicrobiales bacterium genome encodes:
- the pdhB gene encoding Pyruvate dehydrogenase E1 component subunit beta: protein MPIDVLMPALSPTMESGKLSKWLKKEGDSVRSGDVLAEIETDKATMEVEAVDEGTLAKILIPEGSEDVAVNTPIAVIAGEGEDVSAASAAKPADAPKPAAAESTSAVSAQEVKAPEAPKPASPAPSAVSVPPQPKAQPDPEVPEGTEFVQMTVREALRDAMAEEMRRDESVFVMGEEVAEYQGAYKVTQGLLQEFSARRVVDTPITEHGFAGLGVGAAFTGLKPIVEFMTFNFAMQAIDQIINSAAKTLYMSGGQLGCPIVFRGPNGAAARVAAQHSQDYASWYSHIPGLTVIAPYSAADAKGLLKAAIRNPNPVIFLENEILYGHSFPVPKLDDYVLPIGKARIVREGADVTIVSWSIGMTYALKAAEELAGEGINAEVIDLRTIRPMDTETVVASVKKTGRLVTVEEGWQQSGVGAEIAARVMTEAFDYLDAPVARVSAKDVPMPYAANLEKLALPSVAEVIAAVKAVTYR, encoded by the coding sequence ATGCCCATCGACGTATTGATGCCCGCCCTTTCCCCGACCATGGAAAGCGGCAAATTGTCAAAATGGCTCAAAAAAGAAGGCGATAGCGTCCGCTCCGGCGACGTGCTCGCCGAGATCGAGACCGACAAGGCCACCATGGAGGTGGAAGCGGTCGACGAAGGCACGCTCGCCAAGATCCTCATTCCCGAGGGCAGCGAGGATGTGGCCGTCAACACGCCGATCGCGGTGATCGCCGGCGAAGGCGAGGATGTCTCGGCCGCGTCCGCCGCAAAGCCCGCGGACGCGCCGAAGCCCGCCGCCGCGGAATCCACCAGCGCCGTCTCGGCGCAAGAGGTGAAGGCGCCCGAGGCCCCGAAGCCCGCGTCACCCGCGCCGTCAGCCGTTTCCGTGCCGCCACAGCCCAAGGCCCAGCCCGACCCGGAGGTGCCCGAAGGCACCGAGTTCGTGCAGATGACCGTGCGCGAGGCGCTTCGTGACGCGATGGCCGAAGAGATGCGCCGCGACGAGTCGGTTTTCGTGATGGGCGAGGAAGTCGCGGAATACCAGGGCGCCTATAAGGTGACCCAGGGTCTTCTGCAGGAATTCAGCGCCCGGCGCGTGGTCGATACCCCGATCACCGAACACGGCTTCGCCGGTCTCGGCGTTGGTGCGGCTTTCACGGGCCTCAAGCCGATCGTCGAGTTCATGACCTTCAACTTCGCCATGCAGGCGATCGACCAGATCATCAACTCGGCCGCGAAGACGCTCTATATGTCTGGTGGACAGCTCGGCTGCCCGATCGTGTTCCGCGGCCCGAACGGCGCGGCGGCGCGTGTCGCGGCGCAGCACAGCCAGGACTACGCCTCCTGGTACAGCCATATCCCGGGGCTGACGGTGATCGCGCCCTATAGCGCGGCCGACGCCAAGGGCCTCCTCAAGGCGGCTATCCGGAACCCCAATCCGGTCATCTTCCTCGAGAACGAGATCCTCTACGGCCATTCCTTCCCGGTGCCGAAGCTCGACGATTACGTCCTGCCGATCGGCAAGGCGCGCATCGTTCGGGAAGGCGCTGACGTCACGATCGTGTCCTGGTCCATCGGCATGACCTACGCCTTGAAGGCGGCCGAGGAACTGGCGGGCGAGGGCATCAACGCCGAAGTGATCGACCTCAGGACGATCCGGCCGATGGATACGGAGACCGTCGTCGCTTCCGTGAAGAAGACGGGCCGCCTGGTCACTGTCGAGGAGGGCTGGCAGCAGTCGGGCGTCGGCGCCGAGATCGCGGCGCGCGTCATGACGGAGGCCTTCGACTATCTCGACGCGCCGGTGGCGCGTGTGTCGGCCAAGGATGTGCCGATGCCCTACGCGGCGAACCTCGAGAAGCTTGCGCTGCCGTCGGTCGCCGAGGTGATCGCGGCGGTCAAGGCTGTCACCTATCGGTGA
- a CDS encoding hypothetical protein (Evidence 5 : Unknown function): protein MSRHGRRCLPVSIHPGSGRGGGDWRRLTMLALLHPLEAALGCMTADMPAYWFLRKRPCPPIS, encoded by the coding sequence GTGAGCCGCCATGGCAGGCGCTGCCTTCCCGTTTCCATTCATCCCGGCTCTGGCCGGGGTGGGGGAGACTGGAGGCGCCTGACAATGCTCGCGCTACTCCACCCTCTTGAGGCCGCGCTGGGGTGCATGACCGCTGACATGCCGGCCTACTGGTTTTTGAGGAAACGACCATGCCCGCCAATATCCTGA
- the pdhC gene encoding Dihydrolipoyllysine-residue acetyltransferase component of pyruvate dehydrogenase complex, whose amino-acid sequence MPANILMPALSPTMEKGNLAKWLKKEGDKVSSGDVLAEIETDKATMEVEAVDEGILAKIVVPEGTADVPVNELIAVIASDGEDPKAVAASAGQGGSAASAAKSEAPKAEQSAAAPAESKSTPAPQAAATAAAQPAPKPAAGEGGRVFASPLAKRLAREGGIDIAAVQGSGPHGRVVERDVKAALAGGTAKAAPAPAATAQAPKAAAPLATGMADEQVKKLFEPGSFEEIPHDSMRKTIARRLTESKQTIPHFYLSVDCELDALLALREQINAAAPKDGDGKPAYKVSVNDFVIKALAVSLMRVPDANVSWTDSAMLRHKHADVGVAVAIPGGLITPIVRKAETKTLSTISNEMKDYAARARTRKLKPEEYQGGSTAVSNLGMFGIKDFSAVINPPHATILAVGAGEKRVVVKNNAPAIATVMTVTLSTDHRAVDGALGAELISAFKQLIENPMGMLV is encoded by the coding sequence ATGCCCGCCAATATCCTGATGCCAGCATTGTCGCCCACGATGGAGAAGGGCAACCTCGCCAAGTGGCTGAAGAAGGAAGGCGACAAGGTCTCGTCCGGCGATGTGCTCGCCGAGATCGAGACCGATAAAGCAACCATGGAGGTCGAGGCGGTCGACGAGGGTATCCTCGCCAAGATCGTCGTGCCTGAAGGCACCGCCGACGTGCCGGTCAATGAACTCATTGCGGTCATTGCCAGTGACGGCGAGGATCCCAAGGCCGTCGCGGCCAGCGCGGGCCAGGGCGGATCAGCCGCTTCCGCCGCAAAGAGCGAGGCGCCGAAAGCCGAACAGTCCGCCGCAGCGCCTGCTGAATCAAAGTCAACGCCTGCTCCTCAGGCGGCCGCAACCGCAGCCGCACAACCGGCGCCCAAGCCCGCGGCGGGTGAGGGCGGCCGGGTGTTCGCTTCCCCGCTCGCCAAGCGCCTTGCCCGGGAAGGTGGCATCGACATTGCCGCGGTCCAGGGTTCCGGCCCGCATGGGCGTGTCGTCGAGCGCGACGTGAAGGCGGCCCTCGCCGGCGGCACGGCCAAGGCAGCGCCGGCTCCCGCCGCCACGGCCCAGGCACCGAAGGCGGCCGCGCCGCTCGCGACAGGCATGGCCGACGAGCAGGTCAAGAAGCTGTTCGAGCCTGGTAGCTTTGAGGAAATCCCGCATGACTCGATGCGCAAGACCATCGCGCGCCGTCTCACCGAGTCCAAGCAGACGATCCCGCATTTCTACCTGTCGGTCGACTGCGAGCTCGATGCGCTGCTCGCCCTGAGGGAACAGATCAACGCCGCCGCGCCAAAGGATGGCGATGGCAAGCCCGCGTACAAGGTTTCGGTCAATGACTTCGTCATCAAGGCGCTTGCCGTGTCATTGATGCGCGTGCCGGATGCCAATGTCTCCTGGACCGACAGCGCCATGCTGCGTCACAAGCATGCGGATGTCGGCGTAGCCGTCGCGATCCCGGGCGGGCTCATCACGCCGATCGTGCGCAAGGCGGAAACCAAGACCCTGTCCACCATCTCCAACGAGATGAAGGACTATGCGGCGCGTGCCCGCACCCGCAAGCTGAAGCCCGAGGAATACCAGGGTGGCTCGACCGCCGTGTCCAACCTCGGCATGTTCGGCATCAAGGACTTCTCCGCCGTCATCAACCCGCCCCATGCGACGATCCTCGCGGTGGGCGCCGGCGAGAAGCGTGTGGTGGTGAAGAACAATGCGCCGGCCATCGCCACGGTGATGACCGTGACCTTGTCGACCGACCACCGCGCCGTCGACGGCGCGCTCGGGGCCGAACTCATCTCCGCCTTCAAGCAGCTCATCGAGAACCCGATGGGAATGCTGGTGTAA